Proteins from a single region of Streptomyces sp. TN58:
- a CDS encoding GntR family transcriptional regulator, with translation MLLRLDTTDSRPLHEQVAGAVRRAVAEGECAPGDRLPSARELSLALGVNANTVLRGLRALRDEGVLEFRRGRGVTVAQGAGQRSELLERASALVAEAARLGYGRNDLIEMIRGLA, from the coding sequence ATGCTGCTGAGACTGGACACCACGGACAGCCGGCCCCTCCACGAGCAGGTGGCGGGAGCCGTCCGGCGCGCCGTCGCCGAAGGGGAGTGCGCGCCGGGAGACCGGCTGCCGTCGGCCCGGGAGCTGTCCCTGGCGCTGGGGGTGAACGCCAACACCGTGCTGCGCGGGCTGCGGGCCCTGCGGGACGAGGGGGTGCTGGAGTTCCGCCGGGGCCGGGGGGTCACCGTGGCCCAGGGCGCGGGACAGCGCTCCGAGCTGCTGGAGCGGGCCTCCGCGCTGGTGGCCGAGGCGGCACGGCTGGGCTATGGCAGGAACGATCTCATCGAGATGATCAGGGGGCTCGCGTGA
- a CDS encoding DUF1648 domain-containing protein, giving the protein MTGCGKRPDGAGWGAAVWIAGVFALLAALPLAVSGRLPERVATHWGGEAPDGSMPLWAASVFPALVWAGSACATVLTTRRAAAPAPSWAGAALAFTGVFMAGLQASAVRANLDRADWREAGSVGAGVVLTSVVALAAGVLGRLAGRRGERPSPAAGTGVGAGAAMVIPAGERFVWLSRAANPWLHLVAAVTGVAALAAVLAAACGLLTGMQGAVVAPFALASVVTWAFGSVQARVSEKGLEVAFGPLGWPVRRWTPQDIESARAESRTPAQVGGWGYRLSGAGATVMLRAGECLVVRPRTGAEFAVSVDDAERGAALLNALRAGRPG; this is encoded by the coding sequence GTGACCGGCTGTGGGAAGCGACCGGACGGCGCCGGGTGGGGGGCGGCCGTGTGGATCGCCGGCGTCTTCGCGCTGCTGGCCGCGCTGCCCCTGGCCGTGAGCGGGCGGCTGCCGGAGCGGGTGGCCACGCACTGGGGCGGCGAGGCGCCCGACGGGTCGATGCCGCTGTGGGCGGCTTCCGTGTTCCCAGCCCTCGTATGGGCGGGGTCGGCGTGCGCCACCGTCCTCACGACGCGGCGCGCGGCCGCGCCGGCCCCGTCGTGGGCCGGTGCGGCGCTGGCGTTCACGGGCGTCTTCATGGCGGGCCTCCAGGCCTCGGCAGTCCGCGCGAACCTGGACCGCGCCGACTGGCGGGAGGCGGGTTCCGTGGGTGCGGGGGTGGTCCTGACGTCCGTGGTCGCGCTGGCCGCCGGCGTACTGGGCCGGCTCGCCGGGCGGCGCGGCGAACGGCCCTCCCCGGCCGCCGGAACCGGCGTGGGCGCGGGCGCGGCCATGGTGATCCCGGCCGGGGAGCGCTTCGTCTGGCTCTCCCGCGCCGCCAACCCCTGGCTGCACCTGGTCGCGGCCGTCACCGGCGTCGCGGCGCTGGCGGCCGTCCTCGCCGCGGCCTGCGGCCTGCTCACCGGCATGCAGGGGGCGGTCGTCGCCCCCTTCGCGCTCGCCTCGGTCGTGACCTGGGCCTTCGGCTCCGTGCAGGCCCGCGTGTCGGAGAAGGGCCTGGAGGTGGCCTTCGGGCCGCTCGGGTGGCCGGTGCGGCGCTGGACGCCGCAGGACATCGAGTCCGCCCGCGCCGAGTCGCGCACTCCCGCCCAGGTCGGCGGCTGGGGGTACCGGCTCAGTGGCGCGGGCGCCACCGTGATGCTCCGGGCCGGCGAGTGCCTGGTCGTCCGCCCCCGCACGGGAGCCGAGTTCGCCGTGAGCGTCGACGACGCCGAGCGGGGGGCGGCGCTCCTCAACGCCCTCCGTGCCGGGCGGCCCGGATGA
- a CDS encoding TAXI family TRAP transporter solute-binding subunit, protein MRLARLLLGAVLALAAPLAGCTGADEPTRLSGVVTVATGNQGGVYAEYGAGYAGLVERLPDVSGRALHTGGSVENLDLVDQGKAQVAFALADSAADAVAGRPPFSGRSPVVALAALYDNYVQLVVRADSPVHSVKELRGARVSVGSEGSGTTLTAERILEVAGLSGDEDVTTQRLDVRESTRALAEGRIDAFFWSGGLPTAAITELRRSTPVRLVDLAEVVPPLTRAYGELYTQTTVPAVVYGAQSAVTTVSVPNFLVVRRDMPDAQAYWLTRLLFEGQPQLIRAHPEARRLDRRTAIASHPLDLHPGAARWYRQSHP, encoded by the coding sequence ATGCGGTTGGCCCGCCTCCTGCTGGGCGCCGTGCTGGCCCTCGCGGCGCCGCTCGCGGGGTGCACCGGCGCCGACGAGCCGACCCGCCTGTCCGGGGTGGTCACGGTGGCCACCGGCAACCAGGGCGGTGTCTACGCGGAGTACGGTGCCGGGTACGCGGGCCTCGTCGAGCGCCTGCCGGACGTGTCCGGCCGGGCTCTGCACACCGGTGGCAGCGTGGAGAACCTGGACTTGGTGGACCAGGGCAAGGCGCAGGTGGCGTTCGCCCTGGCGGATTCGGCCGCGGACGCGGTCGCCGGGCGCCCGCCCTTCTCCGGGCGGTCGCCCGTGGTGGCCCTCGCGGCGCTCTACGACAACTACGTGCAGCTCGTGGTCCGCGCGGACAGCCCGGTGCACAGCGTGAAGGAGCTGCGCGGGGCGCGGGTCTCGGTGGGCTCCGAGGGCTCGGGGACCACCCTGACCGCCGAGCGCATCCTGGAGGTCGCCGGGCTCTCGGGGGACGAGGACGTCACCACCCAGCGGCTCGACGTCCGCGAGTCGACGCGTGCCCTCGCCGAGGGGCGCATCGACGCGTTCTTCTGGAGCGGGGGCCTGCCCACCGCGGCGATCACCGAGCTGCGCCGGTCGACCCCGGTCCGTCTGGTGGACCTCGCCGAGGTGGTCCCGCCGCTGACCCGGGCCTACGGCGAGCTGTACACCCAGACCACGGTGCCTGCGGTCGTCTACGGCGCGCAGAGCGCGGTGACCACGGTGAGCGTGCCGAACTTCCTGGTGGTGCGGCGGGACATGCCGGACGCGCAGGCGTACTGGCTGACCCGGCTGCTGTTCGAGGGGCAGCCGCAGCTGATACGGGCCCATCCGGAGGCCCGCCGTCTGGACCGCCGCACCGCGATCGCCAGCCATCCGCTGGACCTGCACCCGGGTGCCGCCCGCTGGTACCGCCAGTCGCATCCGTGA
- a CDS encoding sensor histidine kinase, which translates to MRRRLLVIVFALVAGLITALSLPLVRATAERTVQTSFIGRAEDGAWFADLAATALETGRTGRLKAAAERYGELYDAQIAVVDADSETVLASAPVDLTRPGIRSALLHALADRPAQRPGVVWPWDDRPFVLAEPVKRDGRILGAVLIVSPTDRVRSEIADHLTLLVIASLAALAAMLVAIAAPVVRWVLHPVHDLDRATHEVASGQLKTRVSERAGAPELRRLAYSFNVMADSMHASREQQRAFVAQASHQLRNPLTALRLRVENLEEFVTDARGLRELNLAVEETGRFGEILDGLLQMARAEASEAERTPVDVSAVVAHRVDAWQAAYDAGNVPLTTRIPDGVGALSLPDCLDHALDTLLDNALKFGDGTPVTVTVTRPPHGGGADGPDSAVEVTVRDGGRGLTDEELALAGGRFWRSTRHQNVRGTGLGLALTRMLVEAGGGELHLAAAEPQGLAATVRLPAAPLPPAAALRP; encoded by the coding sequence ATGCGCCGCCGGCTCCTCGTCATCGTCTTCGCCCTGGTGGCGGGCCTGATCACCGCACTCAGCCTGCCCCTGGTCCGGGCCACCGCCGAGCGCACCGTCCAGACCTCCTTCATCGGACGCGCCGAGGACGGAGCCTGGTTCGCCGACCTGGCCGCCACCGCCCTGGAGACAGGACGCACCGGCCGGCTGAAAGCCGCCGCCGAACGCTACGGCGAGCTCTACGACGCACAGATCGCGGTGGTCGACGCGGACAGCGAGACCGTCCTGGCATCCGCCCCCGTCGACCTCACCCGACCCGGCATACGCTCAGCACTGCTCCACGCCCTCGCCGACCGGCCCGCACAGCGCCCCGGCGTGGTGTGGCCGTGGGACGACCGCCCCTTCGTCCTGGCCGAGCCCGTCAAACGCGACGGCCGGATCCTCGGCGCCGTACTGATCGTCTCGCCCACCGACCGCGTACGATCCGAGATCGCCGACCACCTGACCCTCCTGGTGATCGCCAGCCTCGCCGCCCTCGCCGCCATGCTCGTCGCGATCGCCGCTCCGGTGGTCCGCTGGGTCCTGCACCCGGTACACGACCTGGACCGGGCCACCCACGAGGTCGCCTCGGGACAGCTGAAGACACGGGTCTCCGAGCGGGCCGGAGCACCCGAACTGCGCCGCCTCGCCTACAGCTTCAACGTGATGGCGGACAGCATGCACGCCTCCCGGGAGCAGCAGCGGGCCTTCGTGGCCCAGGCCTCCCACCAGCTCCGCAACCCGCTGACCGCGCTGCGGCTGCGGGTGGAGAACCTCGAAGAGTTCGTCACCGACGCCCGCGGCCTGCGCGAGTTGAACCTCGCCGTGGAGGAGACCGGCCGGTTCGGCGAGATCCTCGACGGCCTCCTGCAGATGGCCAGAGCCGAGGCGTCCGAGGCCGAACGCACCCCCGTCGACGTCTCGGCGGTCGTCGCGCACCGGGTCGATGCCTGGCAGGCGGCCTACGACGCCGGGAACGTACCGCTCACGACCCGGATCCCCGACGGGGTGGGCGCCCTGTCCCTGCCCGACTGCCTCGACCACGCACTGGACACCCTGCTCGACAACGCCCTCAAGTTCGGCGACGGCACACCCGTGACCGTGACCGTCACCCGGCCCCCGCACGGGGGCGGCGCCGACGGGCCGGACAGCGCGGTGGAGGTGACGGTACGCGACGGCGGCCGCGGACTGACCGACGAGGAACTCGCCCTCGCGGGCGGCCGGTTCTGGCGCAGCACCCGGCACCAGAACGTCCGGGGCACCGGACTGGGCCTCGCCCTCACCCGGATGCTGGTGGAGGCGGGCGGCGGCGAACTGCACCTGGCGGCAGCCGAACCGCAGGGCCTGGCCGCGACGGTCCGGCTCCCGGCCGCCCCCCTCCCGCCGGCCGCCGCACTCCGGCCCTGA
- a CDS encoding response regulator transcription factor produces MRILLVEDDDRVADALAGALRRNGYEVRRAASAADALAAPAVDLVLLDLGLPDRDGIEVCRELRARDAVPVIAVTARGAEPDRVRGLRSGADDYVVKPFGTAELLARIEAVLRRSVSRRAHDHRTLNLGALTVCLGQRTVTLDGRPIALTRKEFDILAVLVRADGAAVPRERILVEVWQSTYDGMSRTLDVHVATLRGKLGPAGALVRTVRGFGYRLATTTDTAATTTITTAGAGPGPATPAGG; encoded by the coding sequence TTGCGCATACTGCTGGTGGAGGACGACGACCGCGTGGCGGACGCCCTGGCGGGCGCCCTGCGCCGCAACGGCTACGAGGTACGGCGCGCGGCCAGCGCCGCCGACGCGCTGGCCGCACCCGCCGTCGACCTGGTCCTCCTCGACCTCGGCCTGCCCGACCGGGACGGCATCGAGGTCTGCCGGGAACTACGCGCCCGCGACGCCGTCCCCGTGATCGCGGTGACCGCCCGGGGAGCCGAACCCGACCGCGTACGGGGCCTGCGCAGCGGCGCCGACGACTACGTGGTGAAACCCTTCGGGACCGCCGAACTGCTCGCCCGGATCGAGGCGGTCCTGCGCCGCAGCGTGAGCCGGCGCGCCCACGACCACCGGACACTGAACCTGGGCGCCCTCACCGTCTGCCTCGGACAGCGCACCGTCACCCTGGACGGCCGCCCCATCGCCCTGACCCGCAAGGAATTCGACATCCTCGCCGTCCTGGTCCGCGCCGACGGCGCCGCCGTACCCCGCGAGCGCATCCTCGTGGAGGTGTGGCAGTCCACCTACGACGGCATGTCGCGCACCCTCGACGTCCATGTGGCCACCCTGCGCGGCAAACTCGGCCCGGCGGGAGCCCTGGTACGCACCGTACGCGGCTTCGGCTACCGGCTCGCCACCACCACCGACACCGCTGCCACCACCACCATCACCACCGCCGGCGCCGGTCCCGGCCCGGCCACGCCGGCCGGCGGCTGA
- a CDS encoding TRAP transporter permease encodes MAESPSEPRQRTAEELVAEFEQERPARRLSPRVAGPVSAVCAAMSVFAFWVVFFPVAKGGQYYLTVFLAATLPLVFLTHRGTVRVPAVLLPWRRGRGPGEGAARGDDPGWADWLLAAAALAVCVYPLLGFDAFIERRQLPTSLDVVAGIVLIVLVLEACRRTTGWVLPAFCAAFLLYAYYGGLLPYDWSLAHGGFDVDAIAAHFFMGTDGVYGVPLNVAATYIVLFTIFGAVLEASGAGRFFIDLSFAAFRGSRSAPGRTVTAAGFLLGTVSGSGTATAVSLGSVAWPVLRRAGYTREQGGGVLAAAGIGAILSPPTLGAAAFIIADYLRQSYLTVLLYAMVPTLLYYLGILLAVEIDSRRHRTRPVAGEEGGVSALRLLGRFGYHFLSLFMIVGFMAMGLPPFKAVAYATVLQFLLSFLDARHRMTPRRLYAALVEGIRSVLPVVATCAAAGIIVAVVTQTGLGLNLASVIVDAAAVFGDNATVQLVVTVLFAALSVSLLGLAVPVTASFIIAAVIIAPALLSLGVATHEAYMFIFYYAVLSEVSPPTALAAAAAAAVTGGHPMRTMVATWKYSLPAFLVPFAFVLTDNGGRLLGTGSLWGIVWTTAVSALAVAALAAATGGRIAGPAGPVERVLCAVAALCLLYLEPVAITAGLVALACAVGVHLVLRRHPSRAPAPADEICTAPTLTEGRLS; translated from the coding sequence ATGGCTGAGTCGCCTTCCGAGCCGCGGCAGCGTACGGCCGAGGAGCTGGTGGCCGAGTTCGAGCAGGAGCGGCCGGCGCGCAGGCTTTCCCCGCGGGTGGCGGGGCCGGTGTCCGCGGTGTGTGCCGCGATGTCGGTGTTCGCGTTCTGGGTGGTCTTCTTCCCGGTGGCCAAGGGCGGGCAGTACTACCTGACGGTGTTCCTCGCCGCGACGCTTCCGCTGGTGTTCCTGACCCATCGCGGGACCGTGCGGGTGCCGGCGGTGCTGCTGCCGTGGCGCCGTGGCCGCGGGCCCGGCGAGGGGGCCGCCCGCGGGGACGACCCGGGGTGGGCGGACTGGCTGCTCGCGGCGGCGGCGCTCGCGGTGTGCGTGTATCCGCTGCTGGGGTTCGACGCGTTCATCGAGCGGCGGCAGCTGCCCACCTCCCTGGACGTGGTGGCCGGGATCGTGCTCATCGTGCTCGTCCTGGAGGCGTGCCGGCGCACCACCGGCTGGGTCCTGCCGGCGTTCTGTGCGGCGTTCCTCCTCTACGCGTACTACGGCGGGCTGCTGCCCTACGACTGGTCGCTGGCGCACGGCGGCTTCGACGTCGACGCGATCGCGGCCCACTTCTTCATGGGCACCGACGGTGTGTACGGGGTGCCGCTGAACGTGGCCGCCACCTACATCGTGCTGTTCACCATCTTCGGGGCGGTGCTGGAGGCTTCCGGTGCGGGGAGGTTCTTCATCGACCTGTCCTTCGCGGCGTTCCGCGGGTCGCGCAGCGCGCCCGGCCGCACCGTGACGGCGGCCGGCTTCCTCCTCGGCACGGTCTCCGGTTCGGGTACGGCCACCGCCGTCAGCCTGGGGTCGGTGGCCTGGCCGGTCCTGCGGCGGGCCGGCTACACCAGGGAGCAGGGCGGCGGGGTGCTGGCGGCGGCGGGGATCGGCGCGATCCTCTCCCCGCCCACCCTGGGCGCCGCGGCGTTCATCATCGCCGACTACCTGCGGCAGAGCTATCTCACCGTGCTGCTGTACGCGATGGTGCCGACGCTCCTGTACTACCTGGGCATCCTGCTGGCGGTGGAGATCGACTCCCGCAGGCACCGGACGCGGCCGGTGGCCGGGGAGGAGGGGGGCGTCTCGGCGCTGCGGCTGCTGGGCCGGTTCGGCTACCACTTCCTGTCGCTCTTCATGATCGTCGGTTTCATGGCGATGGGGCTGCCCCCGTTCAAGGCGGTGGCCTACGCGACGGTCCTGCAGTTCCTGCTGTCCTTCCTCGACGCCCGGCACCGGATGACGCCGCGCCGGCTGTACGCGGCGCTCGTCGAGGGCATCAGGTCGGTGCTGCCGGTGGTCGCCACCTGTGCCGCCGCGGGCATCATCGTCGCGGTGGTGACCCAGACCGGGCTCGGGCTGAACCTGGCGTCGGTCATCGTCGACGCGGCCGCGGTGTTCGGCGACAACGCCACGGTGCAGCTGGTGGTGACGGTCCTCTTCGCGGCGCTGTCGGTGTCCCTGCTGGGCCTGGCGGTTCCCGTCACCGCCTCCTTCATCATCGCCGCAGTGATCATCGCGCCGGCGCTGCTGTCGCTGGGGGTGGCCACCCATGAGGCGTACATGTTCATCTTCTACTACGCGGTGCTGTCGGAGGTGAGCCCGCCGACGGCGCTGGCGGCGGCGGCCGCCGCCGCCGTCACCGGCGGCCATCCGATGCGGACCATGGTGGCGACCTGGAAGTACTCCCTTCCGGCGTTCCTGGTGCCGTTCGCGTTCGTGCTGACCGACAACGGCGGCCGGCTCCTGGGCACGGGGAGCCTGTGGGGCATCGTGTGGACCACTGCCGTGTCCGCCCTGGCGGTCGCGGCGCTGGCCGCGGCCACCGGCGGCCGGATCGCCGGCCCGGCGGGGCCCGTGGAGCGGGTGCTGTGCGCCGTCGCCGCGCTCTGCCTGCTCTATCTCGAACCTGTCGCGATCACCGCCGGTCTCGTGGCACTCGCCTGCGCGGTCGGGGTGCATCTCGTGCTGCGCCGGCATCCCAGCCGTGCGCCTGCTCCCGCCGACGAGATCTGCACGGCGCCCACCCTCACGGAAGGACGACTGTCATGA
- a CDS encoding TAXI family TRAP transporter solute-binding subunit, protein MKYRIRAPRLAVAALVAALAVTACGGGKQTQGAGAGSGKGGRLTIATGPTTGVYYQIGGGLAKLISDDLDGYRATATTTGASVQNIQGLGAGTYDIAFSLADTAGDAVNGRESFSSPQQIEALTRLYPNYTQVLVRADSGIKSLQDMKGKRVSTGAPGSGTEVIAHRLLKAAGLAPTDVTAERLGLAESVDAMKDGTVQALFWSGGLPTGGITDLTTSLKDEVRFLDVTAQLPSLNQQYGDVYQKAAIPAAAYHQPQDVPTIAVPNVLLVKKGFDPELAEKIVHLLYEKKGDLEKVNAAAKEIEPSRADAVAPVPLNAGARTALKALAQKP, encoded by the coding sequence ATGAAGTACCGGATCCGGGCCCCGCGCCTGGCCGTCGCCGCCCTCGTGGCCGCTCTGGCCGTCACCGCCTGCGGTGGCGGGAAGCAGACCCAGGGCGCGGGCGCCGGCAGCGGCAAGGGAGGGCGTCTGACGATCGCGACCGGCCCCACCACGGGCGTCTACTACCAGATCGGCGGCGGCCTGGCGAAGCTGATCTCCGACGACCTCGACGGCTACCGGGCCACCGCCACCACCACGGGTGCGTCCGTGCAGAACATCCAGGGGCTGGGGGCCGGCACCTACGACATCGCCTTCTCCCTGGCGGACACCGCCGGCGACGCCGTCAACGGCAGGGAGTCGTTCTCCTCGCCGCAGCAGATCGAGGCCCTGACCCGGCTCTACCCCAACTACACCCAGGTCCTGGTCCGGGCGGACTCCGGTATCAAGTCCCTCCAGGACATGAAGGGCAAGCGCGTCTCCACCGGGGCGCCCGGCTCCGGCACCGAGGTCATCGCCCACCGGCTGCTGAAGGCCGCCGGCCTGGCCCCCACGGACGTCACGGCCGAGCGCCTGGGACTCGCGGAGTCCGTGGACGCCATGAAGGACGGCACCGTGCAGGCGCTGTTCTGGTCGGGGGGCCTGCCCACCGGCGGCATCACCGACCTCACCACCAGCCTCAAGGACGAGGTCCGCTTCCTGGACGTCACCGCCCAACTGCCGTCGCTGAACCAGCAGTACGGCGACGTCTACCAGAAGGCCGCCATCCCCGCGGCCGCCTACCACCAGCCGCAGGACGTCCCCACGATCGCGGTGCCGAACGTCCTGCTCGTCAAGAAGGGCTTCGACCCCGAACTCGCCGAGAAGATCGTCCACCTGCTGTACGAGAAGAAGGGCGATCTGGAGAAGGTGAACGCGGCCGCGAAGGAGATCGAGCCCTCCCGGGCCGATGCCGTCGCGCCCGTCCCCCTGAACGCCGGTGCCCGCACCGCGCTGAAGGCCCTCGCCCAGAAGCCCTGA
- a CDS encoding sigma-70 family RNA polymerase sigma factor, whose translation MSDPGTARRQHLRSLSDGELCALLREYTSEPDTGVSDVMGEIFARHHPPVLAYARTCCRDLATAQDLAAEAFAQTYRAVARGAGPEHAWRPYLLACVRRLAAAWAREGARTRLSDDFGEWAAGLSDGPDAEEAVFRAEEASLVLRAYRSLPERWQAVLWHRVVEQEAVEETAARLGISASGVGSLLARAREGLREAYVRAHLERAASEECRHYGGQLAAVLCRPGRRRPRDLGRHLQRCEGCARAERELRAVDGRLGVLLLGGILLWSPASFLSAGGGDGMQPAAAATPDGTFAPRPGAGGVRWSAAAAAVAGAAAVVVALLPAHPGDGSAPSPAPAPAPAVTAQDALPQAAPVVAIGSAVSATAAPPATPTPSPTRSASASPGAVASPAPGGGTALVNVGSRLCVGLGAGPNGPVQLEKCTGKPAQTWQRLPARQNTFQLRNAETGTCLEGSAGGGGAGVALGACRSGAQGAAQLWRFEPDARPGAYRVRFAATAGHGGSAGHLLGPRNRTRADPPRPGSQLVHLPDDCPSASLLFALK comes from the coding sequence TTGAGCGATCCGGGCACTGCCCGCCGGCAGCATCTGCGAAGCCTCAGCGACGGGGAGCTCTGCGCCCTGCTGCGTGAGTACACCTCGGAACCCGACACGGGGGTCAGCGACGTGATGGGGGAGATCTTCGCCCGCCACCATCCCCCGGTGCTCGCCTACGCCCGTACCTGCTGCCGGGACCTGGCCACCGCGCAGGACCTGGCCGCCGAGGCCTTCGCGCAGACCTACCGGGCCGTGGCCCGGGGGGCCGGACCCGAGCACGCCTGGCGGCCGTACCTGCTGGCCTGTGTGCGCCGGCTGGCGGCCGCCTGGGCGCGGGAGGGGGCCCGTACGCGGCTCTCCGACGACTTCGGGGAATGGGCCGCGGGCCTGTCCGACGGCCCGGACGCCGAGGAGGCCGTCTTCCGCGCGGAGGAGGCGTCGCTGGTCCTGCGGGCCTACCGGTCGCTGCCGGAGCGGTGGCAGGCCGTGCTGTGGCACCGCGTGGTCGAGCAGGAGGCGGTGGAGGAGACCGCCGCCCGCCTGGGGATCTCGGCCAGTGGCGTCGGCTCGCTGCTGGCGCGGGCCCGGGAGGGGCTGCGGGAGGCGTACGTGCGTGCCCATCTGGAGCGGGCCGCGAGCGAGGAGTGCCGCCACTACGGGGGGCAGCTCGCCGCCGTGCTGTGCCGGCCGGGCCGGCGCCGCCCCCGGGACCTGGGCCGCCATCTCCAGCGGTGCGAGGGCTGCGCCCGCGCCGAGCGGGAGCTGCGGGCCGTCGACGGCCGTCTGGGCGTGCTGCTGCTGGGCGGGATCCTGCTGTGGAGCCCGGCCTCGTTCCTGTCGGCCGGGGGCGGGGACGGCATGCAGCCGGCTGCCGCGGCCACGCCGGACGGGACGTTCGCACCACGCCCCGGGGCCGGCGGCGTCAGGTGGTCGGCCGCGGCGGCGGCCGTCGCGGGGGCGGCGGCCGTCGTGGTCGCCCTGCTGCCGGCCCACCCCGGCGACGGCTCTGCCCCCTCCCCCGCCCCGGCCCCGGCCCCGGCCGTGACGGCGCAGGACGCCCTCCCGCAGGCCGCTCCGGTCGTGGCCATCGGGTCGGCGGTGTCCGCGACCGCCGCACCGCCCGCCACCCCCACCCCCTCCCCCACCCGCTCCGCTTCCGCCTCGCCGGGGGCGGTGGCGTCGCCGGCGCCGGGCGGCGGCACCGCCCTGGTCAACGTGGGCTCCAGGCTGTGCGTCGGTCTCGGCGCCGGCCCGAACGGCCCGGTGCAGTTGGAGAAGTGCACCGGGAAGCCGGCCCAGACCTGGCAGCGGCTCCCGGCCCGGCAGAACACCTTCCAGCTCCGCAACGCCGAGACCGGCACCTGTCTGGAAGGGTCCGCCGGCGGGGGCGGCGCCGGGGTCGCCCTGGGCGCCTGCCGCAGCGGCGCGCAGGGCGCCGCGCAACTGTGGCGGTTCGAACCGGACGCACGGCCGGGCGCCTACCGCGTCCGGTTCGCGGCGACGGCGGGGCACGGCGGCTCCGCCGGCCATCTGCTGGGCCCGCGGAACCGGACGAGGGCCGACCCGCCGCGGCCGGGCTCGCAGTTGGTCCACCTGCCTGACGACTGCCCCTCCGCCAGTCTGCTCTTCGCCCTGAAGTGA
- a CDS encoding zinc ribbon domain-containing protein, with the protein MLTGRGFDVTAGTCPHPPPPYPRTPPPPPSPGGRRHFDDTPQRAARQASANNSCAGTGPRRRRNGISGLTILHAKAESAGREVIAVDPRNTSRTCPDCGHVAAENRPTQEKFHCAGCGHQAHADHVGALNVLRAGLARRQETSLTRSPRIDAGE; encoded by the coding sequence GTGCTGACGGGCCGGGGTTTCGACGTCACCGCAGGCACCTGCCCGCATCCGCCGCCCCCATACCCCCGGACCCCGCCACCCCCGCCCTCACCGGGCGGCCGACGCCACTTTGACGACACCCCCCAACGGGCCGCGCGCCAGGCCTCGGCGAACAACTCGTGCGCCGGGACCGGCCCCCGCAGGCGCAGGAACGGCATCTCCGGCCTGACGATCCTGCACGCCAAGGCTGAAAGCGCCGGACGGGAAGTGATCGCCGTGGACCCCCGCAACACTTCCCGGACGTGCCCCGATTGCGGACACGTCGCGGCGGAGAACCGGCCCACACAGGAGAAGTTCCACTGCGCCGGATGCGGCCACCAGGCCCACGCCGACCACGTCGGGGCACTCAACGTCCTACGGGCCGGGCTGGCCCGTCGCCAAGAAACAAGCTTGACGAGAAGCCCCCGCATCGATGCGGGGGAGTAG